The Thermanaerovibrio acidaminovorans DSM 6589 genome contains a region encoding:
- a CDS encoding ATP-binding protein, which yields MIRLLDDLSHHFLDIAENGVNAGARTVELGLHADSGLDVLRIRVRDDGRGMSPEVVSRAVDPFYTTRTTRRVGLGLPFLKQSAELCDGAFRIDSKVGEGTLTEASFRLSHIDRPPIGDLGSTMMVLLSGHPEVRWRLEVDVDGRIFTFDSREVLEVLEDPELFKTPDVCLWVRDTVRQGVEEVLGGLI from the coding sequence GTGATACGATTGCTGGACGACCTTTCCCACCACTTTCTGGACATCGCGGAGAACGGGGTAAACGCCGGGGCCCGGACGGTGGAGCTGGGGCTTCACGCGGACAGCGGTTTGGACGTTCTGAGGATTAGGGTGCGGGACGACGGAAGGGGCATGTCCCCCGAGGTGGTCAGTAGGGCGGTTGACCCCTTCTATACCACCAGGACCACCCGGAGGGTGGGGCTGGGGCTCCCGTTCCTGAAGCAGTCGGCGGAGCTGTGCGATGGGGCCTTCCGTATAGACTCCAAGGTGGGGGAGGGGACCCTCACCGAGGCCTCCTTCCGGCTAAGCCACATAGACAGGCCCCCCATAGGGGACCTGGGGAGCACCATGATGGTCCTCCTGTCGGGGCACCCGGAGGTCCGCTGGCGCCTAGAGGTGGATGTGGACGGCAGGATCTTCACCTTCGACTCTCGGGAGGTGCTGGAGGTGCTGGAGGACCCGGAGCTCTTCAAGACCCCGGACGTGTGTCTTTGGGTCCGGGACACGGTCCGCCAGGGGGTTGAGGAGGTGCTCGGGGGGCTGATCTGA
- the glgP gene encoding alpha-glucan family phosphorylase, which yields MTIMTYGDNIGNSMLKTLEHDPVFRSVAYFSMEIAIRPEIPTYSGGLGVLAGDIIKSAADLGVPMAAVTLLYRKGYFIQHVDQEGYQRESPVEWKPEEYLTLLPNEISVMLEGRPVKVRAWVYDYVGQSGYPLPIYFLDTDFESNAPADRNLTWHLYGGDQRYRLCQELILGVGGLRMLRDLGYRNIKTFHLNEGHAGFITLELLREQGYEDYDKIRDKVIFTTHTPVPAGHDHFSYELIDKVMDPVFVHHIKRMMGPEGVSMTELGLRYSRYTNAVSIKHAEVSRNMFNSANIDAVTNGVHSTTWTCPGFAKLYDRYIAGWRNDPSRLIQALQLPDEEVWKAHQAAKMKLLARVLEETGRELDADVLTIGFARRAAAYKRADLLFSDVKRLIDVCSGQVQFIFAGKAHPHDEPGKAMIKRIHQMAKEIGSAVPIVFLENYDMSLASLLTSGVDLWLNNPRRPREASGTSGMKCTHNGVMNFSVLDGWWIEGWVEDVTGWSIGPDPEEAELVEYDEMQDAMDLYNKLEDKVIPTYYQHREKWIWMMKHAIALNASYFNTHRVVKEYCEKAYGVVFRGL from the coding sequence ATGACCATAATGACCTACGGGGACAACATAGGCAACTCGATGCTCAAGACATTGGAGCACGACCCGGTCTTCAGGTCCGTGGCCTATTTCTCCATGGAGATAGCCATAAGGCCCGAGATACCCACATACTCCGGCGGCCTTGGGGTCCTGGCGGGGGACATAATAAAGAGCGCCGCGGACCTGGGGGTGCCCATGGCGGCGGTGACCCTGCTCTATCGCAAGGGCTACTTCATCCAACACGTGGATCAGGAGGGATATCAGCGGGAGAGCCCGGTGGAGTGGAAGCCTGAGGAGTACCTGACCCTCCTGCCCAACGAGATATCCGTCATGCTGGAGGGGAGACCCGTCAAAGTCAGGGCCTGGGTCTACGACTACGTAGGGCAGTCGGGCTACCCGCTCCCCATATACTTCCTTGACACGGACTTCGAGAGCAACGCCCCGGCGGACAGGAACCTCACCTGGCACCTCTACGGGGGGGACCAGCGATACAGGCTCTGCCAGGAGCTGATCCTGGGGGTTGGAGGGCTTCGCATGCTCCGGGACCTGGGCTACAGGAACATAAAGACCTTCCACCTCAACGAGGGACATGCGGGCTTCATAACCCTGGAGCTCCTGAGGGAGCAGGGCTACGAGGACTACGACAAGATCCGGGACAAGGTGATCTTCACTACCCACACGCCGGTCCCCGCCGGGCACGACCATTTCTCGTATGAGCTGATCGACAAGGTGATGGACCCGGTGTTCGTCCACCACATAAAGCGCATGATGGGCCCCGAGGGGGTATCCATGACCGAGCTGGGGCTCAGGTACAGCCGGTACACCAACGCGGTGTCCATAAAGCACGCGGAGGTCAGCCGCAACATGTTCAACTCCGCCAACATAGACGCGGTCACCAACGGGGTACACTCCACCACCTGGACCTGTCCGGGCTTCGCGAAGCTCTACGACCGGTACATAGCCGGCTGGAGGAACGACCCGAGCCGCCTGATCCAGGCCCTGCAGCTACCCGACGAGGAGGTCTGGAAGGCCCACCAGGCGGCCAAGATGAAGCTGCTCGCCCGGGTCCTGGAGGAGACCGGCCGGGAGCTGGATGCGGACGTGCTCACCATCGGCTTCGCCCGGCGGGCCGCAGCCTACAAGAGGGCGGACCTGCTGTTCTCGGACGTGAAGCGGCTAATCGACGTATGCTCCGGCCAGGTGCAGTTCATATTCGCCGGCAAGGCCCACCCCCACGACGAGCCCGGCAAGGCCATGATCAAGAGGATCCACCAGATGGCCAAGGAGATCGGCTCCGCGGTCCCCATAGTCTTCCTGGAGAACTACGACATGTCCCTGGCGAGCCTGCTAACCTCCGGGGTGGACCTGTGGCTCAACAACCCCCGGCGACCCAGGGAGGCCTCGGGCACCAGCGGAATGAAGTGCACCCACAACGGGGTCATGAACTTCTCCGTCCTGGACGGATGGTGGATCGAGGGCTGGGTGGAGGACGTGACCGGCTGGTCCATCGGCCCCGACCCGGAGGAGGCGGAGCTGGTGGAGTACGACGAGATGCAGGACGCGATGGACCTGTACAACAAGCTGGAGGACAAGGTAATACCCACCTACTACCAGCACAGGGAGAAGTGGATATGGATGATGAAGCACGCCATCGCCCTCAACGCCAGCTACTTCAACACCCACCGGGTGGTTAAGGAGTACTGCGAGAAGGCCTACGGCGTGGTGTTCCGGGGACTCTAA
- a CDS encoding DUF3536 domain-containing protein — protein MRGICVHAHFYQPPREDPWLEEVLLDPTAAPSHDWNSRITDECYRPNRAARLVDPSGKIVHVVNNYLHMSFNIGPTLHRWIFRKDPILEYHICEADRTSERSLGCGNAMAQCYNHMIMPLANHRDRRTQVIWGIQDFKARFGRAPLGMWLPETAVNLATLEELARNGIQFTILAPHQCAAVRPMGDGAWMGTPGGIGLDVTRPYRQHLPSGRHLDVIFYHGGTSQAIAFGGLLDNGDRFAHHLMDLLPRDDEPRLIAIATDGETYGHHHRFGEMALARAFQLISERREVFITNPAAFLRAHPPTWECQVAENTSWSCAHGIERWRSDCGCHTGGQVGWHQRWRGPLREALDHLRDRIDQVYEDRIRDLMDPWELRDLFAKALLDVRDERHSPLRKRQEFLREVLPGLSPERGVEVLSLLEAQRMRMFMYTSCGWFFNDVAGIETRQILSYAERALELTREATGVDPSGDFYSILKTAEGNQRDLPNALEVLEKTVFPRRRSLKDMAASSLLAKRSGSFYSTFCSTRLRQESSGGITLKVGEVTVTDQRTGTTWSGSGAVISTGGLDDRCWLSPSQVDQAKLIKDFIRQDIIAFSDTLRRQFPIGPLGPEVLPEDERAELGVMRAREVEDGYFETARDILEDNRRLISQLGDLGLPLPPLISASADLVMRRQIEELSKGADPIMLVGPSSPLGRILEEASDMGLKPRLDILAPSVASALHDLVRSVRTGNSEEDRLRDVIEALRRCRELKIPINPWRLQNEVWRKLESSEERPGPGWIELARELGFAMPGD, from the coding sequence TTGAGAGGAATCTGCGTCCACGCCCACTTCTATCAACCCCCCAGGGAGGACCCTTGGCTCGAGGAGGTCCTGCTGGATCCCACTGCAGCCCCGTCCCATGATTGGAACAGCCGGATAACCGACGAGTGCTACCGGCCCAACAGGGCAGCCAGGCTGGTGGACCCCTCGGGGAAGATAGTGCACGTGGTGAACAACTACCTCCACATGAGCTTCAACATAGGCCCCACCCTTCATCGCTGGATCTTCAGGAAGGATCCCATCCTGGAATACCACATCTGCGAGGCGGACCGGACATCCGAGCGGTCCCTGGGGTGCGGGAACGCCATGGCCCAGTGCTACAACCACATGATAATGCCCCTGGCCAACCACCGGGACCGGAGGACCCAGGTCATATGGGGGATCCAGGACTTCAAGGCCCGGTTCGGGAGGGCACCGCTGGGGATGTGGCTCCCCGAGACGGCGGTGAACCTTGCCACGTTGGAGGAGTTGGCCAGGAACGGGATCCAGTTCACCATCCTGGCGCCCCACCAGTGCGCCGCGGTGCGCCCCATGGGGGACGGGGCCTGGATGGGCACCCCCGGGGGGATCGGATTGGACGTTACCAGGCCCTACAGGCAGCACCTGCCATCCGGCAGGCACCTGGACGTGATCTTCTACCACGGGGGCACCTCCCAGGCCATCGCCTTCGGAGGCCTCCTGGACAACGGGGACCGGTTCGCCCACCACCTGATGGACCTTCTGCCCCGGGACGACGAGCCCAGGCTCATCGCCATAGCCACCGATGGGGAGACCTACGGCCACCACCACCGGTTCGGCGAGATGGCCCTGGCCAGGGCCTTCCAGCTGATATCCGAGAGGCGGGAGGTCTTCATAACCAACCCCGCCGCCTTCCTTAGGGCCCACCCTCCCACCTGGGAGTGTCAGGTGGCGGAGAACACCTCCTGGTCCTGCGCCCACGGGATAGAGAGGTGGCGGAGCGACTGCGGATGCCACACCGGCGGCCAGGTGGGGTGGCACCAGAGGTGGAGGGGCCCATTAAGGGAGGCGCTGGACCACTTACGGGACCGAATCGACCAGGTCTACGAGGACCGGATCCGGGACCTGATGGACCCCTGGGAGCTGAGGGACCTCTTCGCAAAGGCCCTGCTGGACGTCCGGGACGAGCGGCACTCCCCCCTGAGGAAGCGGCAGGAGTTCCTCCGGGAGGTCCTGCCGGGGCTGAGCCCCGAACGGGGCGTGGAGGTGCTGTCCCTTCTGGAGGCCCAGAGGATGAGGATGTTCATGTACACCTCCTGCGGCTGGTTCTTCAACGACGTGGCGGGAATAGAGACCCGACAGATCCTATCCTACGCGGAGAGGGCCCTGGAGCTGACCCGGGAGGCCACCGGGGTGGACCCCTCCGGGGACTTCTACTCGATCCTGAAGACCGCGGAGGGGAACCAACGGGACCTGCCAAACGCCCTGGAGGTGCTCGAGAAGACCGTGTTCCCCAGGAGGCGAAGCCTCAAGGACATGGCCGCCTCATCCCTCCTGGCGAAAAGGTCCGGCTCCTTCTACTCCACCTTCTGCTCCACCCGCCTCCGGCAGGAGTCCTCGGGGGGCATCACCCTGAAGGTGGGGGAGGTGACCGTCACGGACCAGCGGACCGGGACCACCTGGTCCGGATCGGGGGCGGTGATCTCCACCGGCGGCCTGGATGACCGATGCTGGCTCAGCCCCTCCCAGGTGGACCAGGCAAAGTTAATAAAAGATTTTATAAGGCAGGATATAATAGCCTTCAGCGACACCCTGCGGCGTCAGTTCCCCATAGGTCCCCTGGGACCGGAGGTGTTGCCCGAGGACGAGAGGGCGGAGCTGGGGGTTATGAGGGCCCGGGAGGTGGAGGACGGCTACTTCGAAACCGCCCGGGACATACTGGAAGACAACCGGCGGCTCATATCCCAGCTGGGGGATCTGGGGCTGCCGCTTCCGCCCCTCATATCCGCCTCCGCGGACCTGGTGATGCGTCGTCAAATCGAGGAACTTTCCAAAGGGGCGGATCCCATTATGCTGGTGGGACCATCCTCCCCGCTGGGACGGATCCTCGAGGAGGCGTCGGACATGGGGCTCAAGCCCAGGCTAGATATACTTGCCCCATCGGTGGCGTCCGCCCTTCACGACCTGGTAAGGTCCGTGAGGACCGGCAACTCGGAAGAGGACAGGTTACGGGACGTCATCGAGGCCTTGAGGCGCTGCCGGGAGCTGAAGATCCCCATCAACCCCTGGCGTCTGCAGAACGAGGTCTGGCGGAAGCTGGAATCCTCAGAGGAGAGGCCAGGCCCGGGCTGGATAGAGCTAGCTAGGGAGCTGGGGTTCGCCATGCCGGGTGACTAG